A single genomic interval of Oryza sativa Japonica Group chromosome 7, ASM3414082v1 harbors:
- the LOC4342622 gene encoding pentatricopeptide repeat-containing protein At1g59720, chloroplastic/mitochondrial, which yields MLSLAASSLPSTRTHRPDAASHSSSSSVRLLRSLARSRRADLAHRALLLFRSLQSTPSPPPPHVSLPAVLSAAAFLSALPEGRQLHALAAKLGLAPSHTVVANSLLHLYSSCGLPGAALDLFRRIPDRSLVSWNTAVDALVGNGDHLAALDLFREMQRDTELAPDAYTVQSVLGACAGAGALSLGVYAHALLLRELGGDGDGEAVSRDMLINNSLVDLYGKCGALELAQQVFDRMPARDLASWNVMILTLANHGRVCESVELFDRMTQVEKMAPNAITFVAVLSACNHGGLVEEGRRYFAMMVDQYRIKPRIEHYGCMVDLLARAGFIEEALDIVAGMNCRPDAIIWRSLLDACCKKNAGLELTEAMAKLALEVPDDAVSGVYVLLSRVYASAQRWNDVGMVRRLMVEEGVKKEPGFSSIEMDGLVHQFVAGDTSHPQSEAIYEKLDEIQLKLTSAGYKPDLSEAPLVASIDNAKGAALRLHSERLAISFGLLNATPGAPIRILKNLRVCKDCHTISKLISKLYGVEIIVRDRIRFHHFKDGSCSCKDYW from the coding sequence atgctctcgctcgccgcctcctccctcccctccacgCGGACCCACCGCCCGGACGCCGCCtcgcactcctcctcctcctccgtccgcctcctccgctcgctCGCACGGTCCCGCCGCGCGGACCTCGCGCACCGGGCGCTCCTGCTCTTCCGCTCGCTCCAGTCCaccccgtccccgccgccgccgcacgtctCGCTGCCGGCCGTGCTCTCCGCGGCGGCCTTCCTCTCGGCGCTCCCCGAGGGACGCCAGCTGCACGCGCTCGCCGCCAAGCTCGGACTCGCCCCGTCCCACACCGTCGTCGCCAACTCGCTCCTCCACCTCTACTCCTCCTGCGGCCTCCCGGGCGCCGCGCTCGACCTCTTCCGCCGCATCCCCGACAGGTCGCTCGTGTCGTGGAACACCGCCGTCGACGCCCTCGTCGGGAACggcgaccacctcgccgcgctcgACCTCTTCCGGGAGATGCAGCGGGACACGGAGCTCGCGCCCGACGCGTACACCGTGCAGAGCGTCCTCGGCGcgtgcgccggcgccggcgcgctctCGCTCGGCGTCTACGCGCACGCGTTGCTGCTCAGGGAGCTCGggggtgacggcgacggcgaggcggtgtCCCGCGACATGCTGATCAACAACTCGCTGGTGGATCTGTACGGGAAGTGCGGGGCGCTGGAGCTCGCGCAGCAGGTGTTCGACAGAATGCCCGCGCGGGACCTCGCGTCTTGGAACGTGATGATCCTCACGCTGGCCAACCACGGTCGTGTCTGTGAGTCGGTGGAGCTGTTCGATCGGATGACTCAGGTGGAGAAGATGGCTCCGAATGCCATCACGTTCGTCGCGGTGCTCAGCGCGTGCAACCATGGTGGGCTAGTGGAGGAGGGCAGGAGATATTTTGCAATGATGGTTGATCAGTACAGAATCAAGCCTAGGATCGAACACTATGGGTGCATGGTCGATCTCTTGGCACGAGCAGGGTTCATCGAGGAAGCTCTCGATATCGTGGCTGGAATGAACTGTCGGCCCGACGCCATCATCTGGAGAAGCCTACTTGATGCATGCTGCAAGAAGAATGCCGGATTGGAGCTTACTGAGGCCATGGCCAAGCTAGCACTGGAGGTTCCTGATGATGCTGTGAGCGGTGTGTATGTATTGCTTTCGAGGGTTTATGCATCCGCGCAGCGGTGGAACGATGTGGGCATGGTGCGGCGGTTGATGGTGGAAGAGGGCGTCAAGAAGGAGCCAGGGTTCAGTTCCATTGAAATGGATGGCTTGGTTCATCAGTTCGTCGCGGGCGATACTTCGCATCCACAATCTGAGGCGATATATGAAAAACTGGATGAAATTCAGCTGAAGCTCACATCTGCTGGATACAAGCCAGATTTATCAGAGGCTCCTTTGGTTGCTAGTATTGACAATGCCAAGGGCGCCGCCCTCCGGTTGCACAGCGAGCGTCTGGCCATATCGTTTGGTCTGCTCAACGCGACGCCTGGGGCACCTATCCGGATTCTGAAGAACCTGAGAGTTTGCAAGGACTGTCACACAATCAGCAAGCTCATATCGAAGCTCTATGGCGTGGAGATCATCGTGAGGGATCGAATTCGATTCCATCATTTCAAGGATGGGTCATGTTCTTGCAAAGATTACTGGTGA